A genome region from Alkalimarinus coralli includes the following:
- a CDS encoding DEAD/DEAH box helicase, producing MAFTLRNYQRDAVKATVEHFRSSDESAVIVLPTGAGKSLVIAELARLAKRKILVLAHVKELVEQNHAKYESYGLKASIFSAGLKQKSTSQQVTFASIQSVARNLDAFSEAYSLVIIDECHRVSGNVDHESIVDQESAVDQEGKVDNESQYLQLIRQLKQHNKNLKVLGLTATPYRMGIGWIYRYHYHGYCRADEPRPFAHCIYELPLNYMVKNGFLTPPKVVDAAITHYDFSSLKSDAAGRYNEREVNELLSRYPRVTQGIIEQVEWLANKEPKRRGVMIFAASVQHAVEITGYLDATKTALITGKTPNQERNELISKFKSGQLTFLVNVSVLTTGFDAPHVDLIAILRPTESVSLYQQIVGRGLRLSEGKKDCLVIDYAGNGFDLFYPEVGAPKPSSESVPVMVHCPRCDFANTFWGLTDDSGHIIEHYGRKCWGVEVDPQGEKIPCDYRFRFKECRHCGAENDIAARDCQRCHEALIDPDDQLKAALQLKDALVIRCAGVTFEESNGRLKIIYHDEQGDELSESFDLSHKGQQHVFNQLFGRRFKQGAEPRKFTRIDQVMSASESFAAPDYVIARKVSSKGAGQIWRVQERIFDYQGAYRKANQL from the coding sequence ATGGCGTTTACACTTCGCAACTATCAGCGAGATGCCGTTAAAGCAACGGTAGAGCATTTTCGCAGCAGTGACGAATCCGCAGTTATCGTGCTGCCAACCGGCGCGGGTAAAAGTCTGGTGATTGCTGAATTGGCGCGACTGGCAAAACGCAAGATTCTGGTTCTGGCGCATGTCAAAGAGTTGGTCGAACAGAACCATGCAAAGTATGAGAGCTACGGCCTTAAGGCGAGTATTTTCTCTGCTGGCTTGAAACAAAAAAGTACGTCGCAACAAGTCACCTTTGCCAGTATCCAGTCGGTTGCCAGAAATCTCGACGCCTTCTCGGAGGCTTATTCTCTGGTGATTATCGATGAGTGCCACCGTGTCAGCGGCAATGTTGATCACGAAAGTATCGTTGATCAAGAAAGTGCCGTTGATCAAGAGGGTAAAGTTGATAACGAAAGCCAATATCTTCAACTTATTCGCCAACTTAAACAGCACAATAAGAACCTGAAAGTGCTCGGGTTGACAGCTACCCCTTACCGCATGGGGATAGGGTGGATCTATCGATATCACTATCATGGGTATTGTCGAGCAGACGAGCCAAGGCCATTTGCTCACTGTATTTATGAGCTGCCGCTAAATTATATGGTTAAAAACGGCTTTTTAACCCCGCCCAAGGTTGTTGATGCTGCGATTACCCACTACGATTTTTCAAGCCTGAAAAGCGATGCGGCGGGTCGGTACAATGAGCGAGAGGTGAACGAACTGCTCTCTCGTTACCCCCGAGTAACACAGGGGATCATCGAACAGGTTGAGTGGCTGGCAAACAAAGAGCCCAAGCGGCGCGGCGTGATGATTTTTGCAGCGAGTGTGCAACACGCTGTAGAAATTACCGGGTATTTGGATGCCACAAAAACGGCATTGATTACTGGCAAGACACCAAATCAGGAGCGCAATGAGCTGATATCAAAATTTAAATCCGGTCAGCTGACGTTTCTGGTCAACGTGTCGGTATTGACGACCGGGTTTGATGCCCCACACGTAGATTTGATTGCCATATTGCGTCCTACAGAGTCGGTAAGTCTCTACCAACAAATTGTTGGTCGGGGTTTGCGGTTATCGGAAGGGAAGAAAGATTGTCTGGTAATCGATTACGCTGGCAATGGGTTTGATCTATTTTATCCCGAGGTGGGCGCCCCTAAACCCTCATCGGAGAGTGTTCCTGTCATGGTTCATTGCCCTCGCTGTGACTTTGCCAATACATTCTGGGGACTAACCGATGATAGCGGTCATATCATCGAGCATTATGGGCGCAAGTGCTGGGGAGTTGAGGTTGACCCGCAGGGTGAGAAAATTCCCTGTGACTATCGGTTTCGCTTTAAAGAGTGTCGTCACTGCGGCGCGGAAAATGATATTGCAGCGCGAGATTGCCAACGCTGCCATGAAGCGCTAATAGACCCGGATGACCAGCTAAAGGCGGCTCTTCAACTTAAGGATGCGCTGGTGATACGCTGTGCTGGCGTCACCTTTGAAGAGAGTAACGGCAGGCTAAAAATTATCTATCATGACGAGCAAGGGGACGAGCTGAGTGAATCGTTTGATCTTTCCCATAAAGGACAGCAGCATGTTTTTAATCAGCTGTTCGGACGCCGATTTAAACAAGGCGCAGAGCCCCGGAAATTCACTAGAATTGATCAGGTAATGAGCGCTTCAGAATCATTCGCTGCGCCAGACTATGTAATAGCAAGAAAAGTTTCCAGCAAAGGTGCAGGGCAGATATGGCGGGTTCAAGAACGCATATTCGACTATCAGGGCGCATATAGAAAGGCTAACCAGCTTTAG
- the choW gene encoding choline ABC transporter permease subunit, whose translation MSFITENKIPVGDWAENLIDGLIEHSGAFFDYVAMTLELLIQGLIDALSSLHPIIFIVLVAVLSIWRQRTWGTALFCTLSLFLIWNLGYWQQTIETLSLVLFATGSCVLIGVPIGIAAAHRPMLYRFLRPILDLMQTIPTFVYLIPTLTLFGLGVVPGLISTIVFAIAAPIRLTYLGISEVPAELLEAGKAFGCTNKNLLVKIEIPAAMSSIRAGVTQCIMLSLSMVVIAALVGADGLGKPVVRALNTVDIAMGFEAGLAIVLVAIMLDRLSKSGAR comes from the coding sequence ATGAGCTTTATTACGGAGAACAAGATACCTGTCGGCGATTGGGCCGAAAATTTGATAGATGGATTGATTGAGCACAGCGGTGCGTTTTTTGACTATGTCGCGATGACGTTGGAGCTCTTGATACAAGGTTTGATCGATGCACTTTCCAGTCTTCATCCCATTATTTTTATTGTTTTGGTGGCCGTGCTTTCGATCTGGCGGCAAAGAACCTGGGGAACAGCGCTGTTTTGTACGTTGTCGTTGTTCCTGATATGGAATTTAGGATATTGGCAGCAAACCATCGAAACCCTGTCGCTGGTACTGTTTGCCACGGGGTCATGTGTGCTGATTGGTGTTCCGATTGGGATAGCAGCAGCTCACCGGCCAATGCTGTACCGCTTTTTACGTCCTATTCTGGACTTGATGCAAACGATTCCAACGTTTGTTTATCTTATCCCGACATTAACCCTGTTTGGTTTAGGGGTTGTACCAGGGCTAATTTCAACGATTGTTTTTGCCATTGCTGCGCCCATCAGACTGACTTATCTGGGTATATCTGAAGTGCCGGCAGAGTTACTGGAAGCAGGCAAGGCGTTTGGCTGCACTAACAAAAATCTTTTGGTGAAAATTGAAATACCGGCTGCGATGTCCAGCATTAGAGCAGGGGTGACCCAGTGCATTATGCTGTCACTTTCAATGGTGGTTATTGCGGCACTGGTTGGGGCTGATGGACTCGGTAAACCTGTTGTTCGGGCATTGAATACGGTTGATATCGCAATGGGGTTTGAGGCTGGTTTGGCCATTGTATTGGTCGCGATTATGTTAGACCGTTTATCTAAGAGTGGTGCCCGATGA
- a CDS encoding choline ABC transporter substrate-binding protein, which translates to MMKFSKFMVSAVTTASLLLQANSLQANQCDTVKFSDVGWTDITATTATASVVLKGMGYKTKTQLLSVPVTYKSLENKDIDVFLGNWMPTMEGDIKAYRERGTVETIHKNLDGAKYTLAVPKYVYDAGVKSFADIAKFADKFDKKIYGIEPGNDGNRLIQDMIDQDAFGLKGFSVVESSEAGMLSQVKRKKRRNQWIVFLGWEPHPMNANFELKYLEGGDDFFGPNLGGATVHTNVRKGYAEECGNVGKLLTNLTFTLQMENEVMSGILDEGKKPEDAAKSWLQNNAQVLDQWLAGVNTVDGKPALPAVKAALGLK; encoded by the coding sequence ATGATGAAATTCAGCAAGTTTATGGTGTCAGCCGTTACGACGGCTTCCCTGCTATTACAAGCGAATTCACTACAAGCAAATCAGTGCGATACGGTTAAATTTTCTGATGTAGGTTGGACGGATATTACTGCGACGACAGCAACGGCTTCGGTTGTGCTCAAGGGTATGGGTTATAAAACCAAGACTCAGTTGCTATCTGTACCGGTCACTTATAAGTCATTGGAAAACAAAGATATCGATGTTTTTCTAGGCAACTGGATGCCAACGATGGAAGGTGATATCAAAGCCTATCGCGAGAGAGGCACGGTTGAGACGATCCACAAAAATCTGGATGGTGCTAAATACACCTTAGCCGTTCCCAAGTACGTATACGATGCAGGCGTAAAAAGCTTTGCAGATATTGCCAAGTTTGCTGATAAGTTCGATAAAAAAATATATGGCATAGAGCCTGGCAACGACGGTAACCGCCTGATTCAAGATATGATTGACCAAGATGCTTTTGGCCTGAAAGGGTTTAGCGTAGTTGAGTCTAGCGAAGCAGGCATGCTGTCACAGGTCAAACGTAAAAAACGCCGTAACCAGTGGATTGTATTTCTGGGTTGGGAGCCACACCCAATGAATGCCAACTTCGAACTTAAGTACCTTGAAGGCGGCGATGACTTCTTTGGCCCTAATTTGGGTGGCGCGACCGTACACACTAATGTGCGCAAAGGTTACGCTGAAGAGTGCGGCAATGTTGGCAAGCTTCTGACCAATTTGACGTTTACTCTTCAGATGGAGAATGAAGTGATGTCCGGCATTCTGGATGAAGGTAAGAAGCCTGAAGATGCCGCTAAATCCTGGTTGCAAAACAATGCTCAAGTGTTGGATCAGTGGTTAGCTGGTGTGAACACTGTTGATGGAAAACCCGCATTGCCTGCTGTAAAAGCAGCACTTGGTCTTAAGTAG
- a CDS encoding FAD-dependent oxidoreductase, whose product MMTVKKKIAVVGSGIAGLSAAWLLGRQHEVTLFERHENPGMGAFNLTYKEGDFEERIDVPLRAFNTCYYQNLVAFYKAMGVEIQRTDHSAAYSSNDNRSVYFGYRYVEFGKRAFPVFAGLSKINPKSVRIARDTGRFLLFAKRDRRKGLTDGLTIEHYLRANQYSSVFIEEVIFPSFAAICTCSYAAVKQYPAEIIIDFLASGMLFNGIWRAKRGAEDAIHKMLENCHTLHCNAEVESISKHNGKVKISERNGNEHEFDHVVIAVQANQAVKMISADESAAGKLLKKIPYERSEVVVHGDTDLIPRAERDRAPVNFLLESHQDKPMASIWLNKIYPSLENRSPLFQTWNPLREPEEGTVLGRSHFERPTVNLESLAAIKSLNQLQKQNNRQVWYCGSYAMPGIPLLESAVQSAMGIAQQLDVEIPWPVN is encoded by the coding sequence ATGATGACAGTGAAAAAGAAAATTGCAGTGGTAGGAAGTGGAATAGCAGGCTTGAGTGCCGCGTGGTTACTCGGTCGTCAGCATGAGGTGACACTGTTTGAACGCCATGAAAATCCGGGGATGGGGGCGTTTAATCTCACCTACAAAGAGGGAGATTTTGAAGAACGGATTGATGTACCACTCAGGGCGTTTAATACTTGTTACTATCAAAACCTTGTTGCGTTTTATAAAGCGATGGGGGTTGAAATACAGCGTACTGACCACTCGGCTGCATACTCATCCAACGATAACAGAAGTGTTTATTTTGGCTATCGCTATGTTGAATTCGGTAAGCGGGCATTCCCGGTTTTTGCTGGCCTGAGCAAGATAAATCCCAAATCGGTTCGCATTGCGCGAGACACCGGCCGATTCCTGTTGTTTGCCAAGCGAGACCGTCGTAAAGGGCTGACTGATGGGTTAACCATTGAACACTACCTTCGCGCCAATCAGTACTCTAGTGTGTTTATTGAAGAGGTGATATTTCCTTCATTTGCAGCAATCTGTACCTGTTCATATGCGGCGGTGAAACAGTACCCGGCTGAAATCATTATCGACTTTCTAGCCAGTGGTATGCTCTTTAACGGCATATGGCGAGCCAAGCGCGGAGCGGAAGACGCAATTCACAAGATGCTCGAGAATTGCCATACGCTGCACTGTAATGCGGAAGTAGAGTCTATTAGCAAGCACAATGGCAAGGTTAAAATAAGCGAGAGAAACGGTAATGAGCATGAGTTTGATCATGTCGTCATTGCCGTTCAAGCGAATCAGGCGGTGAAAATGATTTCGGCCGATGAGTCTGCGGCGGGCAAGTTACTTAAGAAAATACCCTATGAGCGCAGTGAGGTGGTGGTACATGGTGACACCGACCTTATACCGCGTGCAGAGCGCGATAGAGCGCCCGTTAACTTCCTGTTGGAATCTCATCAGGATAAACCGATGGCCAGTATCTGGCTAAACAAAATTTACCCATCACTCGAAAACAGATCACCACTGTTTCAGACCTGGAACCCGTTGCGAGAACCAGAGGAAGGGACGGTATTGGGCCGCTCTCATTTTGAGCGTCCAACCGTCAATCTTGAAAGCCTGGCAGCCATCAAGTCACTGAATCAACTTCAGAAACAGAATAACCGCCAGGTCTGGTATTGCGGGTCTTATGCCATGCCGGGAATACCGCTGCTTGAGAGCGCAGTGCAATCTGCGATGGGAATAGCACAGCAGTTGGATGTTGAGATTCCCTGGCCTGTTAACTGA
- the betA gene encoding choline dehydrogenase, which translates to MTQEKRFDYIVVGAGSAGCVLANRLTEDEQVSVLLLETGGSDKSIFIQMPTALSIPMNTKKYNWQFESEPEPHLNNRRMHCPRGKVLGGSSSINGMVYVRGHAKDFDEWQSYGAEEWDYAHCLPYFKKAETWAFKADTYRGDQGPLAVNNGNQMQNPLYRAFIDAGEQAGYMRTEDYNGKQQEGFGPMHMTVNNGVRWSTANAYLKPAMSRPNLTVVTHALVEKVLLEGKTAVGIQYRHDGQVKMSLVNKEVILSAGPVGSPHLLQLSGIGPKSVLEKAGIAVQHELPGVGENLQDHLEFYFQFKCKKPVTLNGKLDLWNKFLIGARWFFLKDGLGATNHFESCGFIRSKPGVEWPDLQYHFLPAAMSYDGNTAFSGHGFQVHIGHNKPKSRGSVRVKSADPAESPEIRFNYLQHEVDREGFRDCVRLTREIINQPAFDEYRDGEIQPGEDVVTDAQIDDFISNNVESAYHPSCSCKMGTDDMAVVDPQTRVHGIAQLRVVDSSIFPTITNGNLNAPTIMVAERAADLIRGRQMLEPIDAEVGMDADWETKQRTNEPKKIPGE; encoded by the coding sequence ATGACACAGGAAAAGCGGTTTGATTATATTGTTGTCGGTGCAGGGTCTGCGGGCTGCGTACTGGCAAACAGGTTAACTGAGGATGAACAAGTCAGTGTTTTACTGCTAGAGACCGGAGGCAGCGACAAGAGCATCTTTATACAAATGCCCACTGCGCTTTCCATTCCAATGAATACTAAAAAGTATAATTGGCAGTTTGAATCCGAGCCGGAGCCGCACCTGAATAATCGTCGTATGCACTGCCCTAGAGGTAAAGTGCTTGGCGGTTCGTCATCTATCAATGGTATGGTTTATGTGAGAGGTCATGCCAAGGATTTCGACGAGTGGCAGAGTTATGGGGCCGAGGAGTGGGACTATGCTCACTGCCTGCCTTACTTTAAAAAAGCGGAAACATGGGCCTTTAAGGCCGATACTTACCGGGGTGACCAGGGGCCGTTGGCGGTCAACAACGGCAATCAAATGCAAAACCCGCTGTACCGGGCCTTTATCGATGCAGGTGAACAAGCGGGTTATATGCGTACCGAAGATTATAACGGTAAACAGCAAGAGGGCTTTGGCCCAATGCATATGACCGTTAACAATGGTGTTCGATGGTCGACTGCAAACGCCTACTTAAAGCCTGCAATGAGCAGACCGAACCTTACGGTCGTTACCCATGCGCTGGTTGAAAAGGTGCTGTTAGAAGGCAAAACAGCGGTGGGTATTCAATATAGGCACGACGGGCAAGTTAAAATGAGCCTGGTCAATAAAGAGGTTATTTTGTCCGCTGGCCCTGTTGGTTCGCCTCATCTGCTACAATTATCAGGCATTGGCCCAAAGTCAGTGCTGGAAAAAGCGGGTATTGCTGTTCAGCATGAATTGCCGGGGGTCGGTGAAAACTTGCAGGACCATCTTGAGTTTTACTTTCAATTCAAGTGCAAAAAACCGGTTACGTTGAATGGAAAACTTGACCTCTGGAACAAGTTCTTAATTGGTGCGCGCTGGTTTTTCCTAAAAGATGGATTGGGAGCGACGAACCATTTTGAATCCTGCGGTTTTATTCGTTCAAAGCCGGGCGTCGAGTGGCCAGACTTGCAATACCACTTTCTGCCCGCAGCCATGAGCTACGACGGCAATACAGCGTTTTCCGGCCATGGTTTTCAAGTACATATAGGGCATAACAAACCAAAGAGCCGCGGTTCGGTCAGGGTGAAAAGTGCAGACCCTGCTGAGAGCCCGGAGATAAGGTTTAATTATTTGCAACACGAAGTAGATCGTGAAGGGTTTAGGGATTGCGTTCGCCTGACCCGCGAAATTATCAATCAACCTGCGTTTGATGAATACCGGGATGGTGAAATTCAGCCAGGGGAAGACGTGGTCACAGATGCTCAGATTGATGATTTTATCAGTAATAACGTAGAGAGTGCTTATCATCCGAGTTGTTCCTGCAAAATGGGAACGGATGATATGGCGGTTGTTGATCCTCAAACCCGTGTGCATGGCATCGCACAGCTAAGGGTGGTGGACTCGTCAATCTTTCCGACGATTACTAACGGTAACTTGAACGCACCGACGATTATGGTGGCCGAGCGAGCGGCAGACCTGATCAGAGGACGGCAGATGTTGGAACCAATAGATGCCGAGGTAGGCATGGATGCTGACTGGGAAACAAAGCAACGGACAAATGAACCTAAGAAAATACCAGGAGAGTAG
- the choV gene encoding choline ABC transporter ATP-binding protein, whose protein sequence is MIEFKDVDVVFGKKPERAIPLLDQGMSRNKILERTGLTAAVRNASLSVAKGEICVLMGLSGSGKSSLLRTANGLNPITRGEVRLETDQGMQNFLALDEAEKRKVRMERITMVFQKFALMPWLTVAQNVAFGLEQKGLEKALIRDRVMHQLDLVGLSQWAKKKPSELSGGMQQRVGLARALAMETDIILMDEPFSALDPLIRNQLQDELLRLQEQLHKTVLFVSHDLDEALKLGNHIAIMKDGEIVQHDTPENIVLNPADDYVRNFVAHTNPVEVVKANALLRPLSQMPVENNEYCLSRRHDYWLKLGETPAGCRVRYGDQEHDLQNWSPGQTVESLGKQPTRVPMNTLMKDVMEIRYHTGHGVLVVDQNQMAGYIGDQDIYHAMLGKLFEED, encoded by the coding sequence ATGATTGAGTTTAAAGATGTTGACGTGGTTTTTGGCAAGAAACCAGAGCGAGCAATACCACTACTAGACCAGGGGATGAGCCGTAACAAAATTCTTGAGCGCACGGGGTTAACCGCAGCGGTTCGCAATGCCAGCCTATCGGTGGCGAAAGGTGAAATTTGCGTGTTGATGGGGTTATCGGGCTCTGGCAAATCGAGCCTGTTAAGAACCGCGAATGGGCTGAACCCCATTACCCGTGGAGAAGTACGGTTGGAAACAGACCAGGGGATGCAGAACTTTCTGGCACTCGACGAGGCGGAAAAGCGAAAGGTGCGGATGGAACGCATCACCATGGTCTTTCAAAAGTTTGCGCTGATGCCGTGGTTAACCGTGGCACAAAATGTGGCGTTCGGTTTGGAGCAAAAAGGGCTGGAAAAAGCGCTTATTCGTGACCGGGTTATGCACCAACTGGATTTGGTTGGCTTATCCCAATGGGCTAAAAAGAAACCTTCGGAGTTATCAGGCGGGATGCAGCAGCGGGTTGGCTTGGCCAGAGCGCTGGCCATGGAGACCGATATTATTCTGATGGATGAGCCGTTTTCAGCACTCGACCCGCTTATTCGCAACCAGTTGCAGGATGAACTGCTTCGTTTGCAAGAGCAGCTGCATAAAACGGTGCTGTTTGTCAGCCACGATCTGGATGAAGCGTTGAAGCTGGGTAATCACATCGCGATTATGAAAGATGGTGAGATTGTTCAGCATGACACACCGGAAAATATCGTGCTGAATCCGGCGGACGATTATGTCCGTAACTTTGTTGCCCATACCAACCCTGTTGAAGTGGTAAAAGCGAATGCGTTGCTACGGCCACTGAGCCAAATGCCCGTTGAAAACAACGAGTACTGCCTGAGTCGACGTCATGACTACTGGTTGAAGTTAGGGGAGACGCCTGCGGGCTGCCGTGTTCGCTATGGTGATCAGGAGCATGATCTGCAAAACTGGTCCCCTGGTCAGACGGTAGAGAGCCTGGGTAAGCAGCCCACCAGAGTGCCAATGAACACCCTCATGAAGGATGTCATGGAGATTCGATATCACACCGGCCATGGTGTACTGGTTGTCGATCAAAATCAAATGGCAGGGTATATTGGCGACCAAGATATCTATCACGCCATGCTGGGTAAGCTGTTCGAAGAGGACTAA
- a CDS encoding FAD-dependent oxidoreductase has product MIECDSQQPPSSPSLRIGVVGGGMAGSTVALRLAELGLEIVLFEEGKTLVNGPPICHLHAGGNLYREISDQQCITLLHQSIDTLQVYPHTANIRPTVIAIPKRDKGSPDALLPRLKKLQHEYASLVEQQPSKKVLGSPSEYFKLYDRAALEALTEKEIPDAVTTLDDWMIPVAKNLNLDEFKLPLIIVQEYGLSIFRIASTVTLAFEKLANCRVLTSTKVIDIQPRTNSQGWEISYQSRGQAADSVHVDYLINACGYRTGTLDDMSGFKRDRLVEFKAAYIAHWPECHGQWPEVIFHGERGTPDGMAQLTPYPGGYFQLHGMTEEITLFKQGLVSSSSSSAQPKLNSLFNRKLTDRWYQNEIERRTDKAIDHVAQFIPAFGSATVGGNPMFGAQQIPGDDPTLRAADVSFAGSRYARAEIVKASSALAVADAILEQLKEESLLTSGNPIKAATYGTETAQQFSITNTLAPDNITSLAEEFAISRACPAELARPVGTLSIAKTSITKS; this is encoded by the coding sequence ATGATCGAATGTGATTCTCAACAACCTCCTTCGTCCCCTTCCCTGCGTATTGGTGTTGTCGGGGGCGGTATGGCGGGCTCAACAGTCGCGCTTCGACTGGCCGAACTCGGCCTTGAAATTGTACTGTTCGAAGAGGGTAAAACACTGGTGAATGGGCCACCTATTTGCCACCTCCATGCGGGCGGAAATCTCTACCGGGAAATTTCGGATCAACAGTGTATTACTCTGCTTCATCAATCAATCGATACGCTTCAGGTTTACCCCCATACGGCCAATATACGCCCCACCGTTATCGCTATTCCCAAACGTGACAAGGGTTCGCCTGATGCCCTGCTTCCCAGGCTTAAAAAACTGCAACACGAATATGCGTCACTGGTTGAACAACAACCATCGAAAAAAGTACTGGGGTCACCCAGTGAGTACTTTAAGCTATATGACCGGGCTGCACTGGAAGCGCTAACAGAGAAAGAAATACCCGATGCCGTCACGACATTGGATGACTGGATGATTCCAGTGGCAAAAAACCTGAACCTGGATGAATTCAAACTCCCTCTGATTATTGTTCAGGAGTACGGGTTAAGTATTTTCCGTATTGCCTCTACAGTCACGCTGGCCTTTGAAAAACTTGCCAACTGCAGGGTATTAACCAGTACCAAGGTTATTGATATTCAACCCCGGACAAACAGTCAGGGGTGGGAGATATCATATCAATCCCGCGGACAGGCAGCTGATTCGGTTCACGTTGACTACCTGATTAATGCATGTGGTTACCGAACAGGGACGCTGGACGATATGTCGGGATTTAAAAGAGACCGACTGGTTGAGTTCAAAGCCGCCTATATTGCACATTGGCCAGAGTGCCACGGACAGTGGCCAGAAGTGATATTCCACGGTGAGCGAGGCACCCCCGATGGCATGGCCCAGTTGACGCCTTACCCTGGCGGTTATTTTCAACTTCATGGTATGACTGAGGAGATTACCCTCTTCAAACAGGGGCTGGTTTCATCGTCCAGCAGCAGCGCTCAGCCTAAACTAAACAGCCTGTTTAATCGCAAGTTAACGGATCGCTGGTATCAAAACGAGATAGAACGACGCACCGACAAAGCCATAGACCATGTTGCTCAATTCATTCCAGCATTTGGCAGCGCCACTGTTGGCGGCAACCCGATGTTTGGCGCTCAACAAATCCCCGGTGATGATCCGACACTGAGGGCGGCCGACGTATCCTTTGCCGGGAGCCGATACGCAAGAGCGGAAATAGTGAAAGCATCATCCGCACTGGCCGTTGCGGATGCCATTCTGGAGCAACTCAAAGAAGAGTCACTATTGACTTCAGGCAATCCTATCAAAGCAGCTACATATGGCACTGAAACCGCTCAGCAGTTCTCCATAACCAACACGCTTGCCCCCGATAACATTACCTCTTTGGCTGAAGAGTTTGCCATAAGCAGAGCATGCCCGGCAGAACTAGCCAGGCCTGTTGGAACCCTTAGTATTGCAAAAACGAGCATTACAAAAAGCTAG
- a CDS encoding YcnI family copper-binding membrane protein, producing MKKLTLTTLALSIISSGTASAHVSVATGAATANSSQLITLNVPHGCEGFDTNMVEVNLPTSFKLTRPIDSTFGKAVTHKEVLDEPFELYGKTYTEDVRTLTWNKAAEDVLESDTHLYQFSFRSKIPNTPFKKYYLPTIQNCTADDESTIKSEWTFKGKTEHGSSEKPAPALWVVPAHTPGWNEYTIEESISDLSVFDSAYIVWSGNQAYSSNPVTLKQIEATDDVELLQSIPANATIWVKY from the coding sequence TTGAAAAAACTAACTCTGACCACCCTCGCCTTAAGTATCATTTCATCCGGCACGGCGTCGGCACATGTGTCCGTCGCAACAGGCGCTGCAACTGCCAATTCGAGCCAGCTTATCACACTTAACGTACCACATGGATGCGAAGGGTTTGATACCAATATGGTTGAAGTCAATCTTCCCACCTCGTTCAAGCTAACACGCCCTATCGACAGTACATTCGGCAAAGCCGTGACTCACAAGGAAGTGCTGGACGAGCCTTTTGAACTTTACGGCAAGACCTACACAGAGGATGTAAGAACACTTACCTGGAACAAAGCGGCAGAAGATGTATTAGAGTCCGACACGCACCTCTATCAGTTTTCGTTCAGAAGCAAAATCCCCAACACGCCGTTCAAAAAATACTATCTACCAACAATACAAAACTGCACTGCAGACGATGAAAGCACGATAAAAAGTGAGTGGACGTTTAAAGGCAAAACGGAACACGGCAGCAGCGAAAAGCCAGCGCCCGCATTATGGGTTGTTCCTGCTCACACACCCGGTTGGAATGAGTATACGATAGAAGAGAGCATCAGTGATTTGTCGGTGTTTGACAGCGCCTATATCGTCTGGTCCGGCAATCAGGCATATTCAAGTAATCCTGTGACGCTCAAACAAATAGAAGCGACGGACGATGTGGAGCTTCTGCAAAGCATACCGGCCAATGCAACTATCTGGGTGAAATACTAG